A region from the Lolium perenne isolate Kyuss_39 chromosome 4, Kyuss_2.0, whole genome shotgun sequence genome encodes:
- the LOC127332534 gene encoding desmethyl-deoxy-podophyllotoxin synthase has translation MDMEQLSYGSFGSIAIATILFSLVLRLALGGKDTGVKLPPGPWNLPVIGSLHHLASTKLLAHRALLSLSRRHGPLMLLKLGEVSTVIASTPEAAMEVLKTNDLALAIRPSGPTVDAISSGGKGLIFAPYGEHWRQMRKVCVVELLSTRQVWRIASIIQDEVAYLVGSVAAAPSVVKLGEALAKLTSNVIARAAFGSKCPQQEEYLRELERMTNLLGGFSLVDLFPSSLLVRWLSGNERDMRRSHARVHRILGDIIEERKQKKPSTAAKRDDEDLLDVLLRLQKEDTLRLPLTSEIIGAVIFDIFGAATDTTAVTLEWAMAELIRNPHVMARAKLEVRERLGKGRSTVTSADLGDLRYLRMVIKETLRLHPASALIHRSSQQNCQVMGYDIPKGTTFTINAFAVGRDPTHWGKDAAEFLPERFEESGASSVEYKQGTQMEFIPFGAGRRQCPGALFATTTIELVLANLLYHFDWAVPYGAGPDALDMSEVFGIVLRPKSSLCAEAVRSSHSTEALVCVS, from the exons ATGGACATGGAGCAGCTCTCTTACGGAAGCTTCGGCTCGATCGCCATAGCCACGATACTCTTCTCGCTGGTTCTAAGGCTGGCTCTGGGTGGTAAGGACACCGGAGTCAAGCTTCCCCCAGGTCCATGGAACCTTCCCGTCATCGGCAGCCTCCACCACCTCGCCAGCACGAAGCTGCTGGCGCACCGCGCCTTGCTCAGCCTGTCGCGCCGGCACGGCCCGCTGATGCTGCTCAAGCTCGGCGAGGTTTCCACGGTTATCGCATCCACTCCCGAGGCTGCCATGGAGGTACTGAAGACGAACGACCTGGCCTTGGCGATCCGTCCGAGCGGCCCCACGGTGGACGCTATCAGCTCCGGCGGCAAAGGCCTCATCTTCGCGCCCTACGGCGAGCACTGGCGGCAAATGCGCAAGGTATGCGTGGTGGAGCTTCTCAGCACGAGGCAGGTGTGGCGTATCGCGTCCATCATTCAGGACGAGGTGGCGTACCTCGTCGGGTCCGTCGCTGCTGCGCCTTCGGTCGTCAAACTCGGCGAGGCGCTGGCCAAGCTGACGAGCAACGTCATCGCGAGGGCGGCGTTCGGCAGCAAGTGCCCGCAGCAGGAGGAGTACCTCCGGGAGCTCGAAAGGATGACTAATCTCCTGGGAGGCTTCAGCCTGGTGGACCTGTTCCCGTCGTCTCTGCTGGTGCGGTGGCTGAGCGGCAACGAGCGCGACATGAGGAGGAGCCACGCCCGGGTGCACAGAATCCTGGGAGACATCATCGAGGAGCGCAAGCAGAAGAAACCAAGCACCGCTGCCAAAAGAGACGACGAAGACCTGCTCGATGTGCTCCTCAGGCTGCAGAAGGAAGACACTCTCCGCTTACCCCTGACGTCGGAGATCATCGGCGCCGTCATCTTC GACATATTTGGAGCTGCTACCGACACCACGGCTGTTACGTTAGAATGGGCCATGGCAGAGCTCATCCGCAACCCGCATGTGATGGCAAGGGCGAAACTCGAAGTCCGAGAGAGGCTGGGAAAGGGGAGATCCACGGTCACGAGCGCAGACCTCGGCGACCTCCGCTACCTCCGTATGGTTATCAAGGAGACGCTAAGGCTTCACCCCGCCTCGGCGCTCATCCACCGGTCGAGCCAGCAGAATTGCCAGGTCATGGGCTACGACATACCCAAGGGCACCACTTTCACGATAAACGCCTTCGCGGTAGGGAGGGACCCGACGCACTGGGGGAAGGACGCGGCCGAGTTCTTGCCGGAGCGGTTCGAGGAGAGCGGCGCCAGCAGCGTAGAGTACAAGCAGGGGACGCAGATGGAGTTCATCCCGTTTGGAGCGGGCCGTAGGCAGTGCCCAGGAGCCCTgttcgccaccaccaccatcgagcTCGTGCTGGCTAACCTCTTGTACCACTTCGACTGGGCAGTTCCGTATGGGGCGGGCCCGGACGCGCTGGACATGAGCGAGGTGTTTGGGATCGTCTTGCGCCCCAAGTCCAGCCTCTGCGCGGAGGCGGTCAGAAGCTCGCACTCTACAGAAGCACTAGTGTGCGTGTCTTAG